TTGGTTGTTCTGCGCTTTATTTCAGTCTACTTATATTTGCAGCTCTCATATGTTTGGCTGTTCTGCAGTGTCTTTTTTTCAATTTGTAATTATTGATTTTTCATATGTGATGTATTTTGTGCAAGTTGTGGCTAAAGTAGAAATTTTATATTCCCAGTCGAACAACCATATgattagtataatttttatggTATATATGTTTGATGTGTCCAGATATGAGTTGTGTTGAGAGATACGAGAGTTGCAAATGGATCTCTGGTTAACTTCATTTCAGCCTTTTTCTGTGTTTTTGTTAGTTTTTCAGATTCAGTCTAAGTGGCTACTCATCTTTTAAGTAGTTACCTTTTTAACCGTACTCATCTATGTGTCTGATATCTTATAGGCTTGACAATTGTCTTTTAGTGAATGTACTTTTTAAAAGGGTTCTTGATGGAGGAACAAACCATATGGTTATTCACTAAAAGACAATTACTTTTGGCTTCATAATTTCTGCTATTTTCTTGGCTCCCATTTCTTACTACTTAGAAAGGTATGATATCACTTTTAAAGGGTACTTAGAAAAGTATCTatgtatataaattttttttaattacttcaATCCATATAGTTAATTAATTACTTCTTACTGCAGAACAAGTAGACAAGCTTACATTTCACATCTTATGCTATCCTTTTCTCGTGCTCTTGTCGGGTAAGTAGAGAATAATTTCTCATTTTCAGTGATTGCttttaataaatgagtaatgGTATGAAAACAAATTATGTATGCTGAATGAAAAACAGAGAATGCACAACAACAATTCTGAACAAATTTGAGAATGGAAAATGCTCATAATTTTCAAATGCTTAAGAAAGGAAAATATTGGAGTTGCTTCTATGTATGTACTAAATATTGTTTACTTGGCTAGTATTAATTTTTGAACATAGCAATTCGTCAACTCTCTCTTGTTTGCTAGTTAACTTAATTAGGTATGATATTAATAACATTTTTCTTTGAATTGATGTTTATCATTTAGAGTATGTCCAAAGGAATTTAGGAGAAACATTAGAGTTTCAATTCATGAAGAATATACCACTATTTATTACTGTCAGATTTGTCCTGCCACATGCAAAATTAAATTGTTTCatgaaaatattattaattaacaaTGATAATGTTAATGTAAATCCTTAattatttgtaataaaaaaataattagcaTATCATGATCATGATTCTATTACtaacatttttgttttttatgaaCACTTGTGATTATGAATGGAGTCAGggtaatttatttgcttaggattttaacttaaaaaatgTTGCTTacaatgaaataattaggaagtGTATACAAAATCTAGGAAGATCCTACAAGTATTACATATAAGTGCAACGAACTATATAAAGGCTCTTCCCTTATTTTAGTTATCCTTTCTCTGGATCCTCACTGTAAGGCTACAAAATCCATTTTTTTCAGCTCCTCTGTTCAATGCAGTCTCTGTTCAATGTAGATGTTTGTTTCTTTGTTTACAATTTACATACCTCTAGCAATTTTTTGCAATAACATCTGTTTCATGACATTCTTATTCAGCTACTACTTTGGTTTTCTGTTATAATTATGatttcctaaaataaaaaatgaattttagttttttttgtgATTATCTAGTTTGTTTATTCTTTCTCGTGGTTAGAAGACGATTTCCAACTTCCAAATCATTGATTAATCATAGAAGCATAACATTGCACTTTTGcttatatttttctttcttgAACGATTATCAATGTGCAATCAATTCAGTCTGTTTGATTACGTTTTTGGTTTTCTGAAATTCCGGTTATCCCTGCCATCCACGATGGACTCGATAAATGACTCATATGGAGAATTCAAGTAAACTGACAAACATAACCCGGATGCAACTTAAGCCTAATATTTGAGTTTGttaataatttataactcaaGATTATATGATTGTATGATATTGATATTGATATCTGATTCACATTTCAGATTTGTAATTTACTGATTATGTGCTTCTTTTGCTATCAAATTGTCACGAAAAAGTGGGGAAGCTCAACAGGCTGAATGGAGCAAGATTCAAACACCATCTGCTGAAGTAGTTAATCCTTATGATACCTTGGCCCCTGTTCCTGAAGGTATATATCTTTATTGAAAACTAGTATACTAATGCTATATCTCAATTTTGTGGCTTcctttttttgtattttcaaaagtATGCTCAAATGATACCTTGGCCCCTGTTCCAGAAGAAACTAAgaagcttctcaatgaactcgTTGTTTTGAAGCTTAATGGAGAACTGGAAAACAACTATGGGTATTCATACTTTTAACTAGGTAAGTATAGTTACTATGTTTCTTGTTTTAGGAAGAcatgaaaaacttctaaatatATGATCTTTTGTCCTTAATCTATGCAGAATCAATAGTATTGGAGTAAATGCCAACAGAAAGCATATACTGCACAAGTCACATTTTCATAATTGGTAATGGCTGTTTTAATAAAAACCAGCTTTAAAAGCAAGGATGTGGTGTGATTACtcaaacttattttaatttgcAAATTGGTTGATCATCGCTTGCTTCTCATGCCCACTTTCCTGAATCAGGTTATAATTTAGATTAAAATTAGACCAAGCTTGTTTGATTTAATTCTTCCATGTATCTGACTCAATTTTACTACTTTTGGTAGTTGGATATGGGTTGGGCGTTCACTGTAATATGGATTGcttaatttgttgattaatagcATGATTTGGTGTTTATTTAACTTAAACTCAATAGAAAGACGTTGTAGGACCTGAACTATCACTTTTTTCAATTACCTTGTCCATTCTTATGAAAATTTTGGGGACAATTCTGCTGGAAAAGAAcatgaaattgaaaaaaagTGGATCTTTGGAGCATAAAATTAGATATGTATTAGTTAATAAGTACAAGATCGGAATACAACTACAGTTTAGTGAAGATCCACATGAATGCTTTTTTCAGGAAATAAAAATTCTTACTTACCCTATTTCTTTGCAGGCCATGCTGAATATAAACGAGTATATGCATAAGATATGGAAGAATCAAGTGGAGGAGCAGTCTTTGCATTCAAACATATCCAACTGGATTATGAATCTACCTTTTGATATGAAAGTTAAGGAATGGTTAGCTGcagaagaaaaatacaagccACAGGTGCAGATGAAAAACATTCTTCCTGCTGTAGCAAACAAGTTTCTTGTAGATCGACCAACAGATGAAAAGGGCGCCAGCCTTCTTTGCTTCGATGAAATAGAGGTATGGACAAAAATGTCCTAAACTAGCTTTTATGATATGATTTCAGTCTTTTGGATCATGCTCTGTAGCTTGGAGGTCCTAACCCTGGCTTATTTCAACTCATGTATCTTCTGCGCGGCTTGATAATATTTTGCATGTCGTAAGATAATCTGTCTAAGTTTCTTGTGTTTTCTACCCTTAATTTTATTCACAGATCCACATAAGGAACATTTAAAAATCATAATTACATGTTGAAAATGGGCTGACTAAATTCGTAACTCATTTGACCACTTAAAATTTGCGCTTTTATATTAGAGACAATTGATGTATTTGCTATTGTGGCCTTATTTGGAATTCTAAGCAGATTGTTGACTGCAGCATGACCCCATCCTTCCATCTAATATCAATCTTTAGTTTATTTAACATAATGACTTAGCTTATTTAAGGTTAGATATAGTTATTTACATGTTGTAATGCTTTTAGAATTCATAATAGATGTGTTTGTTGAAGTTTGCCATCAATGTTTTATGTGAGTTGATTATTGGTGATCGACTGATTGGGAAGTTCCATATTTTCTCTCCTAATATTGAACCTTTAAGTAGGCTTTTAAGTGATGGTATATATTAATCacctaaaaaagaatacaataTATAGCATGTAGTCCTTTTATAAATTAAGTCATATGTTAACTTTATAACTTTATGATAATAGGAGATATTATAGATAATTTACTGGTTGgtatttgattaaaaaaaatattactagTAAATTATTCGAATGCCTTGACATCTTGTATTATGAGGATATAAGTTCAAGgactaataataattattaattacctTATAATTTATTAGGTGTATATATGATTTACttaattcttttaattattCCCACTGAACTTGAGGTAGCTGTTGAAGCCATTAATGAAATAGAAGCATTTTATGTGGCTTGTGGAGCAGTTAACAGGGATGGAGCTATTTATGGCTTAGGTTCGGCAGCTTTTCATTATTATCGGGACAGCATTGTCACATCCTAGAAATGTAGGAGCTGCTTCATCTTCAAGTCCTAATGTTAATGGTGCATTTAGCTCACATGCTAATACACAAACCAATCTGCACTATCCATGAGCAACATGATGGTTTCAATGCGGAGAGGGCTGGTTTTATAGTGCATCTAGAGCGAATAAATGAACGCCAACAACGGCCTGATGATGTCGATGAGCTTAACCAACTTCGGGGGTGATTGATGGATATTGAGACACAAATTGGTCCATCTGTAAGGTAAATTCAAACCCTTGTCGACCGACTACATGCCTTGGAGAGGTTAGATCGTGATCCTAACAATTAGATTCTCATGTCTTggaatatttatttttggtagttTTTTGAAATGGGGTGTATATTGAATCTAAGGCCTCCcaccttaatattagaggtgtacCAAGATGTATAGGCTTATTTTGGCACTTACATTACTATGTCATTTTGGTACTTGGCTAGTTTAGTTTACGTATAACTGTAATTATATtacttataaatatatattttgttaaagaatttatattatttgttttattatggaagttcttaatataatattttagtttaataatagtaataacaATTTAcagagaaaaaaaatcaaagcaatGGTCCAGAAAATTTACCGTCGATAATTATTGTCAGTAATCTGACAGTATAACGGTGGGTGATGAAGTGAGTTTTCAACTTACGGTCGGAAAAACCGTCTAAAAACCGTCGGTGAATTTTACAACCAGATTCGTTGCAACCAAAAGCTAGTCTCTAATGGCATTAGATACACAACTTTAAAATTGGATTTTGAAACCAAATAATGGTTGTAAAGAAATGGTTTCTAACTTTGCAACCAACTTAACAACCAATTTATTGGTTGCAAATATTGCTACCATAAAGCTAGACATGGTTTCAAAGATTTAGCAACCTAGCAATTAGCAACCGATTCATTTTGGTTGTTAAAAACAGAAATCTGGTTGCAAATGTGTATTAGAGACCGATTTAGCAACCAACTTCCCGGTTGCTAATTactgtttttcttgtagtgattcCTTCTAGAATGGGGAATAATGACAATTAATAGAAATTATGATAAAACGTTATTCCTTTTAAAAGAATGATTAATGACAATTaaatgcatgattaatgtggaattagaggaataatgataattaatggaaaattgatgacaaTTAAACTCAATTTAATTGTAAAAAGTTAACAACTTGCaaaaggttatatatatatataccctaTACTCCATGTAATTCGACCAACACAATTTTATAGGCCAgataaaaaatttcaataaaGATAGATGGTTAGCAATTTAGAGGCTAGAatagatataatttttttattaattaaatggaCTATTCTAAGCTTAAGTAATTctacatagtttttttttctttttctttaatttttattgttataaaAAACGTGAATGTGAAACATTTAATACAAATTCTCTTTCTAAGAatgattaattaaaattataaaattaacaaTAAAAAGAAGCATTTAcatttgaatattttttctaaatttttcttttattatttattttgaatttcaaaaaaGCCTAGAATAGGAAAAGCTATCCGGATAGAATAGGAATTTTTGGTTATTGGACTGAAATATCCTCTATGATAGTTTCTgtattactttatattttaaCTCATAATTTAAAAAGTGTTTTGCTATTTATCGCCCCAAATTACTTAGCATTGTCCCTATTTAGACAATTTTGCCCTTTGcataattatttttcaaaactgcaaaaaaatttgagagaatcggccaaaatttggcctaaacggatgtgGCATCCGTTTGgcccatggtgggaacggatgccgcatctgTTCCCGTCATGGGCCgtacggatgcggcatccgttcccaccataggtcgaacggatgcggcatccgtttaggccaaacactacaagaaaacagcAAATTAGCAACCGAATTTAGCGACCATAAAAAATTTGGTCGCTAAGTTGCGACCGAGTCGGTTGCTAATAGTTTCATCTGTTGCAAAAACGCAACAGCAAAATTGACCCCAAATTTAGtgacccgtgttttcatttagcAACTGCGTTgctgttgaaaaataaaataaaaagacaatggaaaaagaaaacataaaataaattaaaaagaaaatataaaataaattaaaaagaaaaaagaagtatatatataaacataaaagaaaacaaagaaaacCCTAAAacccctcttctctcttctccTATATGACCTCGACAATCCTCCTCTCCTGAAAGATCGGCCTTTTACTCATCTTACTGTCCTCTCCTTTCTTCCGCTCCGACCTAATATCATCTCTCACCTAAGCCCTCAGCTTATCCTCTcctatcttcttcttcctcacatCAGttatttcaagaaaaaacaaaaatggcGATGCCGATGTTTACCGAGTGCTATTCTTCAACTCTCAAAGATAAGCTCAAATCCATAATTTCATGTTTCACTTGTTGGAGGGACGACATTGATAGACTCGGCCTGTCAGATCCCGTAGACGACATCTAGATCTCATTGCTCCTGGTTTAAATCCTTATCGCAAGATCTCGAGATTAAGGAAAAGTGTTTGGGGATAATATGAAAGAGATGGAAGAATACTCCAACGCCCTATAATTTGGCTGATTTTAGGTGCGATTTTGCTAGTTATActcttaattttgattatgaggtTAAAAAACGCATGAGTAAGGATAAATGCTctgtttctataaaaaaaaaaaaaaagggcggcccggtcgcattacgcatccccgctgagcgagggtccggaaATGCTCTGTTTCTATAAACATACAAAAACATCCAGGGAGCTCTTTCATAAATAAGTCTTTATAATTCTTTCATTATCACTGTGCATGATTATTAATTAGCATTTTGGATGCACTTTGATTAATATGATATCGAATTATGTTCATCCTGGGTTTggttgatgttttttttttagaaatatgcTGAGTTTATTGATTGATGAAGGAGCTTGTTAACTTCTTTTCCTCTCCTGTTTTAGTAACCCTGTCATTCATTAATGTTTTTGTTTCTAAATACTGCTGGATTTCTAAGTATTAATTGTAGATTCCATGATCAAAGACTTGACAACTTCTACAAGTTTGTGGTTAAGAAATTTAATTATGTGGGGAATGAAAGGTCTGATATTTTTTCTTGACCAAAGACGAGTTCGAGTCTttagcggcctcttgccaaccTTTTGGAAAATGACCCTGACCCTGGTTCTAATGCAGTAccttttggaatttttaggaagcTTTCAAGCTTTTCGTTTTCAATAGAATATTATCTCATGAGCCACACTTCACATAATTACAATGAAACAAAGGaaaagcaatatatatatgggtAAGGGTATACATCTGGCtttctttctgtttttttttctaatgtttACTCCAACACACACCCTTATCTATAATTTTCATACATAATGTAAACTAAATGTTTTCATCTCCCGTACTTATCTAAGGAGGTAAAAAACTATAGGTGAGAATATTTGTAGGTTGAGTTGGGCTGCTATAAGCTAGTTCACTTGGACTGATAGATTGTTCAAAATATGTGCATCTTTCTCAATCTTCATGTGATAACGGTGATAGATTGTTTTGTTGATATTCAATCTGTTTGTAGGATTGATAGCTGGATTTGATCAAGAAGCATCTGTTGTAGCCATGGCACGCCTAGTTTCATTTAAGATGGAAATTGAGGTAACAAACAATATGCTCCACCATGCTTCAAATTTTATGTTTATGGCTGAAATCTTTTGAATAGGCTTGATCATCTATCTTCCCCTCTCTACTTCACACACGCACATGTGGACACATGTATGACTAAGCCAAGAAACATACCAACTGAACTCTAGCCCTGCCTCTTCATTTGTAGCGTATTTAGTATACTCGTAGATGATATGGTTATATATATGATAGggataaatttgtttaaagacGTGCATTACATGATTGAAGCAAGACATCTCATTCATGATATCATTCATGATCTAACAACTTGTTATATGTTTGAGCTTTGTGGTGAAGGGAATAACTGCCTTGGTGACAGGACTAGAGCGAGAGATGAAATCCATCTTGATTTCTCATTTGATTAGGAGATAAATCAGGATGTCGAAAATGACCCTGACCCTGGTGCTAATTCTTATATGATGACAGAACTAACCCTGGGGCTAATGTTTTTActgttgttattattatatgcAATTACATGTGGTTTTCTTGACCAAGAAGTCACGAGTTCGAGTGTTAGGAGTGGCCTCTTTCCAAAAAAAaggggaaggcttgctcccagtacacccttgtggtgggacccctccccggaccatcgctcagcggggacgcgtagtgcaccgggccgcccttattCATTGTAATAGAATCCACCTGTGTACAACTTCTATTTAAGCATGCTCTGTTTCAATGAATTTTATACTCATTGATTTGTCTTGCAATCTTCTATTTCAACAGATTCTGGCCAGCTTTCACGCCTTTTCTATTATGTTGATACTAAGATTCATAGTCATTTATCATGTTCCACTTTTGGTTGTGCGCTTACTAATAATGATGGGATTCGGATTAGTTATAAATTTGCCGGTTTGGCTAGTTGTACAACTCCAAGTATGACAGAAGCTTTGTTTCTACGTGAAGCACTTTTATGGGCACCGTTTGTGGTATTCATAGTCTCATACTCTAACTATTTTATCGGATTTTATTGGATCTATATTTATTAGGAATCATAACTTCAGATTATAAAAAGCTCATTCAAG
The window above is part of the Euphorbia lathyris chromosome 3, ddEupLath1.1, whole genome shotgun sequence genome. Proteins encoded here:
- the LOC136223914 gene encoding uncharacterized protein, which codes for MPTFLNQAMLNINEYMHKIWKNQVEEQSLHSNISNWIMNLPFDMKVKEWLAAEEKYKPQVQMKNILPAVANKFLVDRPTDEKGASLLCFDEIELTGMELFMA